In one window of Candidatus Uhrbacteria bacterium CG10_big_fil_rev_8_21_14_0_10_50_16 DNA:
- the rnc gene encoding ribonuclease III, whose amino-acid sequence MEKDLSPLMKALGVEFQNVDTLRQALVHRSYLNEHSTFPLEHNERLEFLGDAVLELVVTENLYNNYPNPEGEMTNWRAALVNGERLADVAISLDVEPFLYMSRGERKDTESKARRYILANAMEAIIGATYLDLGWDAAKGLIERAVLVHLPEILEKKLYIDSKSRFQESAQEQTGITPTYKVLHEEGPDHAKDFTVGVYLGKEKIAEGKGTSKQEAQTSAALAALEAKNW is encoded by the coding sequence ATGGAAAAAGATCTCTCTCCATTGATGAAGGCCCTCGGCGTGGAGTTTCAAAACGTTGATACGCTACGCCAAGCGCTTGTTCATCGCTCGTATCTTAATGAGCACTCAACCTTTCCACTCGAACACAACGAACGATTGGAGTTTTTAGGGGACGCGGTATTGGAACTTGTGGTAACGGAGAATTTGTATAACAACTATCCAAACCCAGAAGGCGAGATGACTAACTGGCGCGCGGCGTTGGTAAATGGGGAGCGTTTGGCAGACGTGGCGATTAGCCTGGACGTGGAACCCTTTTTGTACATGAGCCGAGGTGAGCGCAAAGACACAGAGAGTAAAGCGCGACGCTACATTTTAGCCAATGCAATGGAGGCGATTATTGGAGCAACGTACTTAGACCTTGGATGGGATGCCGCAAAGGGATTGATTGAGCGAGCTGTGCTCGTGCACTTGCCTGAGATATTGGAGAAGAAGCTTTACATTGATTCTAAATCGCGATTCCAAGAGTCGGCGCAAGAGCAAACAGGCATTACACCAACCTACAAGGTATTACATGAGGAAGGCCCAGACCACGCAAAAGACTTTACCGTGGGTGTGTATTTGGGGAAGGAAAAGATTGCAGAGGGGAAGGGGACCAGTAAACAAGAGGCGCAAACCAGTGCCGCACTTGCCGCGTTGGAAGCCAAAAATTGGTAA